A DNA window from Acidobacteriota bacterium contains the following coding sequences:
- a CDS encoding helix-turn-helix transcriptional regulator, whose amino-acid sequence MTKIGESIKELRSNLGISQEPLAHMAGLDRTYVNSVENGKRNTIKVGVE is encoded by the coding sequence ATCACAAAAATTGGGGAAAGTATCAAAGAATTACGATCCAACCTAGGAATTAGCCAGGAGCCCTTAGCTCATATGGCAGGTCTAGATCGCACCTACGTTAACAGTGTTGAAAATGGGAAGCGAAACACCATTAAAGTGGGGGTCGAATGA
- a CDS encoding histidine phosphatase family protein: protein MPPPTRLYLIRHGQSAGNAEGRFGGHGPTPLSDLGRKQAEKTAEVLAKEGITAIYSSDLIRAVQTAEPLAKLLGLPIHQSAAFRERHVGVLQGLTFDESKQRYPDDYYALINRNVNHIITEGESYRHLLRRITAELRNILRNHNRERIAIFSHTGAICYLTLHLMGAIHRDTKTTPWLITSNCGINRFEFRGPRNVRVLALNDTRHLVQTTGEDSFAAH, encoded by the coding sequence GCCATGGTCAATCGGCTGGTAATGCCGAGGGGCGTTTTGGTGGGCACGGGCCGACGCCGTTGTCTGATCTCGGGCGTAAACAAGCCGAGAAAACTGCCGAGGTGTTGGCGAAAGAAGGGATAACGGCGATCTATTCGAGTGATCTTATTCGGGCAGTTCAGACAGCGGAGCCGTTGGCAAAACTGCTTGGCCTGCCGATCCATCAGTCTGCTGCGTTTCGCGAGCGCCACGTCGGCGTGCTGCAGGGACTTACGTTTGACGAATCGAAACAGCGATATCCTGACGATTACTACGCGTTGATCAATCGCAACGTCAACCACATCATCACCGAGGGCGAGAGCTATCGTCATTTGCTCCGCCGCATCACCGCTGAGCTAAGAAATATCCTTCGCAACCATAACCGAGAACGCATCGCTATTTTTTCTCACACCGGCGCGATCTGCTATCTGACGCTGCACCTGATGGGGGCGATCCATCGCGACACGAAAACCACGCCGTGGCTCATTACTTCAAATTGCGGCATCAACCGCTTCGAGTTCCGCGGCCCGCGAAACGTCCGCGTTCTCGCTCTCAACGACACACGGCACCTCGTCCAAACGACTGGCGAAGACTCCTTCGCAGCCCACTAA
- a CDS encoding type II toxin-antitoxin system death-on-curing family toxin gives MKWLRVDAVLAMHRRQIAEHGGEDGVRDLGLLESALARAQNIAAYEPEADIARLAAAYGFGIAKNHPFIDGNKRTALVAMRTFLILNGCTIIATPADKYTTILQLAEGTLSEEELTVWLRERIDAI, from the coding sequence ATGAAATGGCTTCGCGTCGATGCGGTGCTCGCGATGCACAGACGCCAGATCGCCGAACACGGCGGCGAGGACGGCGTGCGCGATCTCGGGTTACTCGAATCCGCTTTGGCACGGGCGCAGAACATTGCCGCTTATGAGCCCGAAGCCGACATCGCCCGGCTTGCCGCCGCATACGGATTTGGGATCGCAAAGAATCATCCCTTTATCGACGGCAATAAACGCACCGCCCTCGTTGCCATGCGGACGTTTCTCATTCTCAACGGATGTACGATCATCGCAACTCCCGCAGACAAATACACCACCATTCTCCAACTCGCCGAAGGCACGCTTTCTGAAGAAGAGCTGACGGTTTGGCTGCGCGAACGGATCGACGCGATCTAA
- a CDS encoding transposase has protein sequence MQDDYGFDIYDENEFPLAYLLTFRTFGTWLHGDQRESIGRDGRNHYGKSKIRPKPELELAMREEMKQPPFILTKPMRRIVESAIKELCQRRGYGLSAVNVRSNHAHAVVSAQMKPERIADALKANATKMLREALLVSLDTKVWSRGRSRRYLWKPRHVSGAIDYVLYCQSDLPFDLVE, from the coding sequence ATGCAGGACGATTATGGATTCGATATCTACGACGAAAATGAGTTTCCCCTCGCTTATCTTTTGACCTTTCGCACTTTCGGCACGTGGTTACATGGTGACCAACGCGAGTCGATAGGACGGGATGGAAGAAACCATTACGGCAAGTCAAAAATCCGGCCGAAACCCGAATTGGAACTAGCGATGAGGGAGGAAATGAAACAGCCTCCATTCATTCTCACAAAACCTATGCGTCGAATTGTTGAATCGGCGATCAAAGAACTCTGCCAGCGACGTGGGTACGGTCTATCAGCAGTTAACGTACGGTCAAATCATGCTCACGCGGTTGTTTCTGCACAGATGAAACCAGAACGAATAGCGGACGCACTGAAGGCGAACGCGACCAAAATGCTACGCGAAGCATTGTTGGTCTCTTTGGATACAAAAGTGTGGTCACGCGGTCGTAGCCGCAGGTATTTATGGAAACCAAGACATGTTAGTGGAGCGATAGATTACGTACTTTATTGCCAGAGCGATCTTCCCTTCGACCTTGTTGAATAA
- a CDS encoding radical SAM protein: MRPIKHFEKGLTYVAKGAFAAIRSVNQFKPNPSFTPKWSDKPLLKSWQKSKPTLGFPRTTDSLCPNCVIEARESILSGDNDVSMLINEKVGEIKAQIIERDGQVWMIKDCPTHGHFEDMMAIDSQFLQHIESLFPGRDIESHNDEKLHNHGTSSVKFGRGAVLTVDLTNRCNMMCDPCFMDANQVGFVHELSMEDVQEILDNAIQIKPRRQMSVQYSGGEPTLSPYFLDAVRYARKVGYNSVQAATNGIEFAKSKEFCREAAEAGLRFVYLQFDGIGNDANSHRQIGNLFDVKLRAINNLHEAGVDIILVTTLVNGVNNDQVGTIIRFALENPKKISFIAFQPVSFTGRDELITEQRRLQQRYTLAHLAHDVKGQVGITEPTRDWFPLSLMGAFADFADVVHGPEHEWGQVSCGCHPNCGVGTAVMVNKNTKEMAPVPQFLNIQGLVTDMQHITDTNRGKWFSNLMMGLALLKNYNPYGAPNSLTLGGILKKFDKSFGLSGKDYGKVGPDRTMEDIEKRRQDPWNFLFIAGMWFQDLFNYDFRRTEMCIIPYGTQEGEISFCAYNTGIGWRNIIEHMHQNATVAQWYKDQGRHEVFARGKNVELGDKSHNLILNEVDLARPNKPEMEGPKTAAEEMQMMRKLYNEMVMEKAGIKGEALVQIGGIKREKKSKDKEMAVAE, from the coding sequence ATGAGACCCATTAAGCATTTCGAAAAAGGATTGACCTATGTTGCAAAGGGAGCTTTTGCTGCAATTCGTTCAGTCAATCAGTTTAAGCCAAACCCGTCGTTCACGCCGAAGTGGTCGGACAAGCCACTTCTTAAATCGTGGCAGAAATCGAAGCCAACACTCGGTTTCCCTCGTACGACAGATTCACTATGTCCTAATTGCGTTATCGAAGCACGCGAGTCGATCCTGAGCGGCGACAATGACGTCTCAATGCTGATCAATGAGAAGGTTGGCGAGATCAAGGCACAGATCATCGAGCGTGACGGGCAGGTCTGGATGATCAAGGATTGTCCGACGCACGGCCATTTCGAAGACATGATGGCGATCGACTCACAGTTTCTACAGCATATCGAGTCGCTTTTCCCTGGCCGCGACATCGAGTCGCACAATGACGAAAAGCTTCACAATCACGGCACCTCGTCGGTCAAATTCGGCCGCGGAGCGGTTTTGACGGTAGATCTGACGAACCGCTGCAACATGATGTGCGATCCGTGCTTCATGGATGCGAACCAGGTTGGATTCGTGCACGAGCTTTCGATGGAAGATGTCCAGGAAATCCTCGACAACGCCATTCAGATCAAACCCCGTCGCCAGATGTCGGTTCAGTACTCGGGCGGTGAGCCGACGTTGTCACCTTACTTCCTGGATGCAGTGCGTTACGCTCGCAAAGTTGGGTACAACTCGGTTCAGGCCGCGACCAACGGAATTGAGTTCGCTAAATCGAAGGAATTCTGTCGCGAAGCCGCTGAAGCAGGCCTTCGTTTCGTCTATCTCCAGTTCGACGGTATCGGCAACGACGCGAACTCGCACCGCCAGATCGGCAACCTGTTTGACGTTAAACTCCGTGCTATCAACAACCTGCACGAAGCCGGCGTCGACATCATCCTCGTTACAACGCTCGTGAATGGTGTTAATAACGATCAGGTCGGTACGATCATTCGGTTCGCTCTCGAGAATCCTAAGAAAATTTCGTTCATCGCGTTTCAGCCAGTGTCGTTCACCGGCCGCGACGAGCTGATCACCGAACAACGTCGTCTGCAGCAGCGTTACACGCTTGCTCATCTCGCGCACGACGTAAAGGGCCAGGTTGGCATTACCGAACCGACACGCGATTGGTTCCCGCTTTCGCTGATGGGAGCGTTCGCTGACTTTGCTGACGTCGTTCACGGACCCGAGCACGAATGGGGCCAGGTCTCATGCGGCTGCCACCCGAATTGCGGCGTCGGCACGGCCGTTATGGTCAATAAGAATACAAAGGAAATGGCACCGGTTCCGCAGTTCCTGAATATTCAGGGCCTCGTCACCGATATGCAGCACATCACTGATACGAACCGCGGCAAGTGGTTCTCAAACCTTATGATGGGCCTCGCATTGCTCAAGAATTACAACCCGTACGGTGCACCGAACAGCCTTACGCTCGGCGGCATTCTGAAGAAGTTCGACAAATCGTTCGGCCTGTCGGGCAAAGATTACGGCAAGGTCGGCCCTGACCGCACGATGGAAGACATCGAGAAACGCCGTCAGGACCCTTGGAACTTCCTGTTCATCGCCGGAATGTGGTTCCAGGATCTGTTCAACTACGATTTCCGCCGCACCGAGATGTGCATCATCCCTTACGGCACCCAGGAAGGCGAGATCAGCTTCTGTGCGTATAACACCGGCATCGGCTGGAGAAACATCATCGAGCATATGCACCAGAATGCGACGGTTGCTCAGTGGTACAAAGACCAGGGCCGCCACGAAGTGTTTGCCCGCGGCAAGAACGTCGAACTCGGCGATAAGAGCCACAATCTCATCCTCAACGAAGTCGACCTCGCCCGTCCGAACAAGCCGGAAATGGAAGGTCCCAAGACCGCAGCCGAGGAAATGCAGATGATGCGTAAACTCTACAACGAAATGGTCATGGAAAAAGCCGGCATCAAAGGCGAAGCCCTGGTCCAGATCGGCGGCATCAAACGCGAGAAAAAGTCGAAAGACAAAGAAATGGCAGTCGCTGAATAG
- a CDS encoding beta-lactamase family protein yields MRIIISVFFLLFLCFSAAGQAKPAAVISYDTAFKPAEFTDPARLEKIKQTFPAIEKIYKDHALKNHFPGIAFGVVVDGNLVFAGNDGYTDIDKKTPVTSQSLFRIASMSKSFTAMAILKLRDDGKLKLDDPAYLYVPELKKQRYPTADSTPITIRQLLTHGAGFPEDNPWGDRQLADTNRELSELLNKQVSFSNPPGIAYEYANLGFALLGRIVTKVSGMPYQRYIRENIWRPLGMTTSEWEYANVAPDKLAHGYRWQRERWNEETLLHDTPDGSWGSMGGMISSIDEFSKYMAFHLSAWPPSNLAETGPIKRASVREMHHPWRFNSLNPNFTYPGGRVCATAGAYTYGLAWLRDCESRVYIGHSGGLPGFGSQWRILPEYGIGVVAFGNVTYASLGNVNLQVLDLMIKTADLKPRQLPVSNILAQRKAEILKVIPSWENAEKSGIFAENFFPDHPIDLLKKDYAALWTKAGKIISIKEMIPENQLRGRFIIEGENANIEVFFTLSPENPPLIQQLDVREVPKK; encoded by the coding sequence ATGAGAATCATCATCTCTGTCTTTTTTCTTCTTTTCCTTTGTTTTTCGGCAGCAGGCCAGGCAAAACCGGCCGCCGTTATTTCGTACGACACCGCTTTCAAGCCCGCCGAATTCACCGATCCGGCACGGCTCGAGAAGATAAAGCAGACATTCCCGGCGATCGAAAAGATCTACAAAGATCATGCCCTAAAGAACCATTTCCCCGGCATCGCCTTCGGCGTTGTGGTGGACGGAAATCTCGTGTTTGCGGGGAATGACGGCTACACAGACATTGATAAGAAGACGCCGGTCACGTCACAGTCGCTCTTTCGGATCGCGTCGATGAGCAAGAGCTTCACGGCGATGGCGATCTTGAAGCTGCGTGATGACGGCAAACTCAAGCTCGATGATCCGGCGTATCTCTACGTGCCCGAGCTGAAAAAGCAGCGATACCCGACCGCCGATTCCACGCCGATCACGATCCGCCAGCTGCTCACCCACGGAGCCGGTTTTCCCGAAGACAACCCGTGGGGCGACCGCCAGCTGGCCGATACCAACCGCGAACTTTCAGAGTTGCTCAATAAACAGGTCTCGTTCTCAAATCCTCCCGGAATTGCTTATGAATACGCCAATCTCGGCTTCGCCCTGCTCGGCCGCATCGTTACCAAAGTCTCAGGCATGCCGTATCAGCGGTACATCCGCGAAAACATCTGGCGGCCGCTGGGCATGACGACCTCCGAATGGGAATACGCCAACGTCGCCCCTGACAAACTCGCCCACGGCTACCGCTGGCAGCGTGAACGCTGGAACGAGGAAACGCTGCTGCACGACACGCCGGACGGTTCGTGGGGCTCGATGGGCGGCATGATCTCGTCGATCGACGAATTCAGCAAATACATGGCGTTTCACCTCTCCGCCTGGCCGCCTTCGAATCTCGCCGAAACCGGCCCGATCAAGCGTGCGTCGGTGCGTGAAATGCATCATCCGTGGCGATTCAACAGCCTCAATCCGAATTTCACTTATCCCGGCGGACGCGTGTGTGCAACAGCCGGAGCCTATACATACGGCCTCGCGTGGCTTCGCGACTGCGAGTCGCGGGTCTATATCGGCCATAGCGGCGGACTACCGGGCTTTGGCAGCCAGTGGCGAATACTGCCCGAATACGGCATCGGCGTTGTGGCATTCGGCAACGTCACCTACGCCAGCCTCGGAAATGTTAATCTACAGGTCCTCGATCTCATGATCAAAACCGCCGATCTCAAACCGCGCCAGCTTCCCGTCTCAAACATCCTCGCCCAGCGAAAGGCCGAGATACTCAAAGTCATCCCTTCGTGGGAAAATGCGGAGAAAAGCGGCATATTCGCGGAGAATTTCTTCCCCGATCACCCGATCGACCTGCTGAAAAAAGACTACGCGGCACTGTGGACAAAGGCGGGTAAGATAATCTCGATCAAAGAAATGATCCCCGAAAACCAGCTCCGCGGCCGCTTCATCATCGAGGGCGAGAACGCCAATATCGAGGTTTTCTTCACGCTCAGCCCCGAAAATCCGCCGCTTATCCAGCAGCTCGACGTTCGGGAAGTGCCGAAAAAATAG
- a CDS encoding DNA cytosine methyltransferase, translating into MIVRQCARIQTFPDDFNFCYKSIAAGYKMIGNAVAVKMAEALARAIKKDFQKLWISQDYIVEEEWQPNSSSKRRLSVHG; encoded by the coding sequence TTGATTGTGCGCCAATGTGCTCGTATCCAGACGTTTCCTGATGATTTTAATTTCTGCTACAAGAGTATTGCTGCGGGATACAAAATGATTGGCAATGCCGTTGCTGTTAAGATGGCCGAGGCTCTTGCCCGTGCGATCAAGAAGGACTTTCAGAAATTGTGGATTTCCCAGGACTATATTGTTGAAGAAGAATGGCAGCCGAATTCCAGTTCAAAACGTCGCCTGAGCGTTCACGGTTAA
- a CDS encoding AbrB/MazE/SpoVT family DNA-binding domain-containing protein produces MGTKLKITTVGNSVGVVLPREILERLRVGKGDSLFVTETPDGVELRAFDDEFAEQMAIAERVMREDRDVLRKLAE; encoded by the coding sequence ATGGGGACTAAGCTGAAGATCACGACGGTGGGGAATTCGGTGGGGGTTGTTTTGCCGCGGGAGATCCTTGAACGGCTTCGGGTTGGGAAAGGGGATTCGCTGTTTGTGACGGAGACTCCGGATGGTGTGGAGCTGCGGGCGTTTGACGATGAATTCGCGGAGCAGATGGCGATTGCCGAGCGTGTGATGCGTGAGGATCGGGATGTGCTGAGGAAACTGGCCGAATGA
- a CDS encoding penicillin acylase family protein, producing MMVICVRKIGFVFSLFLAAAVFFGPATENSRAQTPEPKPEELSQQVEIIRTAYGVPHIRAENMKAAGYALAWLQLEDYGPQTAMNVLGASGRSASVSGYERIDSDFTIRRYRNAALRNYHLLSPETRGIYEGFAAGVNRYIELHPEEFPAQMPTDLTGRDVAALELAAPSAAKVRNFLAKMESAPAAARPVASPDPNNEGEEPGPDDGSNAWAFAPSRTKSGKAILLRNPHLQWTAGYYEAHLTVPGIVDFYGDFRIGGPFAVIGGFNRDLGWSTTNNAQDLDQIYALDVDPKTPDSYLFDGGSVPLTRELITVPFRNGDGISTETREVWSTPLGPVIYRANGKIYIIKYAADGEYRAGEQFLRMMRAKTLNEWKDAMRMRARVTSNFTYADRAGNIFMVWNAALPILPHAPADETTAIPARKTADVWTAYVPFDSLPQFLNPPGGYVHNENSSPHYTNIRGAVDTKNAFPNFEEPKLSLRSQLALQLIGGDEKYSLEDVVSLKHNFRMLLADRVKSDLLAALKAANPVDDVASAVALLEKWDNTASAESRGSTLFEIWWTHYSGIRPPERNVLPDDKRFAKVWSIADPYNTPRGLADNARAVESFIWAVAETKRRYGSFDVAWGDVHRVRRGSVDVPVGGCGNDLGCFRILSFARDPDGKLSANSGDGWVLAVEFGDTPRALSVLAYGQSRIPASPYFADQAELFAKGKMKTVAFTAADVNAQAILRYRPGQKRVR from the coding sequence ATGATGGTAATTTGCGTAAGAAAGATCGGCTTCGTTTTTTCTCTTTTTCTCGCCGCGGCAGTATTTTTCGGCCCTGCGACTGAAAATTCGCGTGCTCAGACCCCAGAACCTAAGCCCGAAGAACTCTCGCAGCAGGTCGAGATCATTCGCACGGCGTACGGTGTTCCGCATATCCGGGCAGAGAATATGAAAGCTGCCGGTTACGCCCTCGCCTGGCTTCAGCTCGAAGATTACGGCCCGCAGACCGCGATGAATGTGCTCGGAGCGAGCGGCCGCTCGGCCTCGGTGTCAGGCTATGAACGCATCGATTCTGACTTTACGATCCGGCGATATCGCAATGCGGCACTTCGCAATTACCATCTGCTTTCGCCAGAAACGCGCGGCATCTATGAGGGCTTCGCCGCCGGCGTGAACCGGTACATTGAGCTGCACCCCGAGGAATTCCCTGCCCAAATGCCGACGGATCTCACCGGCCGCGATGTCGCCGCACTCGAACTTGCGGCTCCGTCAGCCGCAAAGGTGCGAAACTTTCTGGCGAAAATGGAATCGGCTCCTGCCGCGGCCCGGCCGGTCGCTTCGCCAGATCCGAATAACGAAGGCGAAGAGCCCGGCCCGGACGATGGTTCTAATGCGTGGGCATTTGCTCCGAGCCGAACAAAGTCGGGCAAAGCGATCCTTCTTCGCAATCCGCACCTGCAATGGACCGCAGGATATTACGAAGCTCATTTGACCGTTCCGGGGATCGTGGATTTCTACGGCGATTTCCGAATAGGTGGGCCGTTCGCGGTGATCGGCGGTTTTAACCGCGACCTCGGCTGGTCAACGACCAACAATGCTCAGGACCTCGATCAGATCTATGCTCTCGATGTCGATCCCAAAACGCCTGACAGCTATCTGTTCGACGGCGGCTCTGTTCCGCTGACCCGCGAGCTGATCACTGTCCCGTTCCGCAACGGCGATGGCATTTCGACCGAGACGCGCGAGGTCTGGTCAACGCCGCTTGGGCCCGTGATCTATCGGGCGAACGGCAAGATATACATCATAAAATACGCCGCCGACGGCGAATACCGCGCGGGCGAGCAGTTCCTGCGAATGATGCGGGCGAAAACGCTCAACGAATGGAAAGACGCGATGCGAATGCGGGCGCGCGTGACGTCCAATTTCACCTACGCTGACCGAGCGGGCAACATCTTTATGGTTTGGAATGCCGCACTTCCGATACTGCCGCACGCTCCGGCTGACGAAACCACCGCCATTCCCGCACGCAAAACTGCGGACGTTTGGACGGCCTACGTTCCGTTCGATTCGCTGCCGCAATTTCTCAATCCGCCAGGCGGCTACGTCCACAACGAAAACAGTTCGCCGCATTACACCAATATTCGCGGCGCCGTCGATACCAAAAATGCGTTTCCAAATTTTGAAGAACCAAAGCTTTCGCTGCGCAGCCAGCTCGCTCTTCAACTCATCGGCGGCGACGAGAAATACTCGCTCGAGGATGTCGTGAGCCTCAAACACAATTTCCGAATGCTGCTCGCCGACCGAGTCAAAAGCGACCTTTTGGCGGCCCTAAAAGCCGCAAACCCGGTAGACGATGTTGCCAGTGCCGTGGCATTGCTCGAAAAATGGGACAATACCGCATCCGCCGAAAGCCGCGGATCGACGCTGTTTGAGATCTGGTGGACACACTATTCAGGCATCCGGCCGCCGGAACGAAACGTGCTCCCGGATGACAAACGGTTCGCCAAGGTTTGGAGCATCGCCGATCCGTACAACACGCCGCGAGGCCTCGCCGACAATGCCCGGGCTGTCGAATCCTTTATCTGGGCGGTCGCCGAGACTAAACGCCGCTATGGCAGTTTTGACGTTGCCTGGGGCGATGTTCACCGCGTGCGTCGCGGCTCGGTCGACGTACCCGTCGGCGGCTGCGGAAACGACCTTGGGTGTTTTCGTATCCTCAGCTTCGCACGAGATCCGGACGGCAAACTCTCGGCAAACAGCGGCGACGGCTGGGTTCTGGCGGTCGAATTCGGCGATACGCCGCGAGCTCTTTCGGTCCTGGCTTACGGCCAAAGCCGCATTCCTGCTTCGCCTTATTTCGCGGATCAGGCTGAATTGTTCGCCAAGGGGAAAATGAAAACCGTCGCCTTCACCGCTGCCGACGTCAACGCCCAGGCGATCTTACGCTACCGCCCCGGCCAAAAACGGGTTCGGTAA